The Malus domestica chromosome 13, GDT2T_hap1 genome includes a window with the following:
- the LOC103430775 gene encoding probable acyl-CoA dehydrogenase IBR3, whose translation MDHGRTPLDFDLNALLSYASANVHGFPPSPSNFTISKFGHGQSNPTYKVETGSGASLKRYVLRKKPPGKLLQSAHAVEREFQVLQALGTHTLVPVPKVYCLCTDSRVIGTPFYIMEFLEGRIFLDPKLPGVAPERRRLLYQATARALASLHSADVDAIGLGKYGRRNNYCKWQVERWAKQYIASTGEGKPKRNPKMFELIDWLQQNIPLEDSSGAAAGLVHGDFRIDNLVFHPIEDRVIGILDWELSTLGNQMCDVAYSCLPYIVDIVAEVGEGLEHTGVPEGIPSQAEYVAEYCSSSGKPWPFAEWKFYVTFSLFRGASIFAGIYSRWIMGNASGGESAQYAGDRANFMIDYAWKFIGRESVLPKNPSSGAFVAQDYLKRFGQESDDQGFSKGGGRFVPSKRVMELRNRLTKFMEDHIYPMEQEFYKLAESNSRWMVHPGEERLKELAKKEGLWNLFIPFDSAARARKLIFDGSNHLLSENPSNRLLGAGLTNLEYGYLCEIMGHSVWAPQVFNCGAPDTGNMEVLLRYGSKEQLLEWLVPLLEGKIRSGFAMTEPQVASSDATNIECSIKRQGDSYIINGKKWWTSGAMDPRCRVLIVMGKTDFNASMHKQQSMILVDIRTPGVHIKRPLTVFGFDDAPHGHAEVLFENVRVPEKNILLGEGRGFEIAQGRLGPGRLHHCMRLIGAAERGMQLMAQRALSRKVFGKLIAEQGSFRSDIAKCRIELEKARLLVLEAADQLDRLGNKRARGTMAMAKVAAPNMALKVLDMAMQVHGGAGLSSDTCLAHLWATARTLRIADGPDEVHLGTIAKLELRRAKL comes from the exons ATGGATCATGGCCGTACGCCTCTCGATTTCGACCTCAACGCCTTGCTATCCTACGCCTCCGCCAACGTTCATGGCTTTCCCCCCTCTCCCTCCAATTTCACTATCTCTAAG TTCGGGCATGGACAATCCAATCCGACTTATAAGGTAGAGACAGGATCGGGGGCGTCTCTGAAACGCTACGTTTTGAGGAAGAAGCCGCCGGGGAAGTTGCTCCAGTCTGCTCATGCCGTCGAGAGAGAGTTCCAG GTTCTTCAGGCATTGGGTACTCATACACTGGTTCCGGTTCCTAAAGTTTACTGTTTGTGTACCGATTCAAGAGTTATCGGAACCCCCTTTTACATCATGGAGTTTCTGGAAGGGCGCATTTTTCTCGACCCCAAGCTTCCG GGTGTAGCACCTGAGAGGAGGAGGCTACTTTACCAAGCAACTGCAAGAGCTTTAGCATCCCTACATTCTGCTGATGTTGATGCCATCGGTCTAGGAAAATATGGGCGTCGTAACAACTATTGTAAATGGCAG GTAGAGAGGTGGGCAAAGCAATATATTGCCTCAACTGGTGAGGGCAAGCCCAAGAGAAATCCGAAGATGTTTGAGCTGATTGATTGGTTGCAGCAGAATATTCCTCTTGAAGATTCTTCTGGGGCAGCAGCAGGCTTAGTTCATGGGGACTTTCGCATTGATAATCTTGTGTTTCATCCTATTGAG GATCGAGTGATTGGCATTCTCGACTGGGAATTATCTACTCTTGGAAATCAAATGTGTGATGTTGCTTATAGCTGTTTG CCTTACATCGTGGACATTGTGGCTGAAGTTGGTGAAGGTTTGGAACACACTGGGGTTCCAGAAGGGATTCCTTCTCAGGCAGAGTATGTAGCAGAATACTGTTCTTCATCG GGAAAGCCATGGCCTTTTGCTGAGTGGAAGTTCTATGTTACCTTTTCTTTATTTCGCGGGGCATCAATTTTTGCAGGGATATATAGTCGATGGATTATG GGTAATGCTTCTGGAGGAGAGAGTGCCCAGTATGCTGGGGACAGAGCAAATTTTATGATAGACTACGCATGGAAATTTATTGGACGAGAATCTGTGCTTCCCAAAAATCCTTCATCAG GTGCTTTCGTTGCTCAAGACTACTTGAAAAGATTTGGACAAGAGAGTGATGATCAAGGATTTTCAAAAGGGGGAGGGAGGTTTGTCCCCAGTAAAAGGGTTATGGAATTGAGAAACAGGTTGACAAAGTTCATGGAAGATCACATTTATCCCATGGAACAAGAATTCTACAAACTTGCTGAGTCTAACTCACGTTGGATGGTTCATCCAGGGGAGGAGAGGTTAAAGGAGCTAGCAAAGAAAGAAGGTCTCTGGAACTTATTTATACCT TTTGATAGTGCTGCCAGGgccagaaaattaatttttgatGGAAGCAATCATCTTCTATCGGAGAATCCCTCCAATCGCTTATTGGGCGCAGGTCTTACAAACCTTGAATATGGATATCTTTGTGAGATCATGGGTCATTCAGTTTGGGCTCCGCAAGTGTTCAATTGTGGTGCACCTGACACAGGAAATATGGAG GTATTGTTGCGCTATGGCAGCAAGGAGCAGCTACTTGAATGGCTTGTTCCATTGCTTGAGGGGAAAATCCGGTCAGGATTTGCAATGACGGAACCCCAAGTTGCATCCTCTGATGCAACCAATATTGAGTGTTCTATTAAAAG ACAAGGAGATTCATACATCATCAACGGAAAGAAATGGTGGACAAGTGGGGCTATGGATCCGAGGTGTAGAGTTCTTATAGTCATG GGGAAAACCGACTTCAACGCTTCAATGCATAAGCAGCAATCTATGATCTTAGTGGATATTCGAACTCCAGGTGTACACATAAAGAGACCACTTACGGTTTTTGGCTTTGATGATGCACCTCATGGGCATGCAGAAGTATTATTTGAGAATGTACGTGTCCCAGAAAAAAATATTCTACTGGGAGAAGGACGCGGGTTTGAAATCGCACAG GGTAGACTAGGCCCAGGAAGGTTACACCATTGCATGAGACTGATAGGAGCTGCCGAGCGTGGGATGCAGCTAATGGCTCAAAGGGCTCTTAGTAGAAAAGTGTTCGGAAAGTTGATTGCTGAACAAGGCTCATTTCGTTCAGACATTGCAAAG TGTCGAATTGAGCTAGAGAAAGCCAGATTGTTGGTTCTGGAGGCAGCTGACCAGCTTGATAGACTTGGAAACAAAAGGGCCCGAGGAACTATGGCAATGGCAAAG GTAGCAGCCCCAAACATGGCGCTTAAGGTACTTGACATGGCAATGCAAGTGCACGGTGGTGCTGGCTTGTCTTCCGACACTTGTCTGGCGCATCTTTGGGCCACAGCAAGAACGTTGAGAATCGCAGATGGTCCAGATGAAGTCCACTTGGGTACTATTGCCAAGTTAGAACTACGGAGAGCCAAACTCTGA
- the LOC103414589 gene encoding putative pectinesterase/pectinesterase inhibitor 28 — MAASESKKKKIAIIAVLVVLLVAMIVAVTVGVKMAKKGNKKPAKVGAKKKAIETICQATTYKETCQSSLEKETGDTTDPKDLIKAEFQVAADKVNEVIKNSNTLKEYAKDPMASQALGVCKELLETAVEDLLGAVDKMGPFDVSKISDYLADLKVWLSAAVNHQATCLDAFEDTKGEAGEKMRGFLKTAQELTSNGLAMVSEISRLVDSPKLNSHRRLMSSSKGGQTKRNYKPVPGWMSDRHLDLLTATPESLKPNVVVAKDGTGKYKTINEALKEVPQKSNEAFVIYIKKGMYEETVIVDKEMTNVVMIGDGPTMTRISGSKSHADGITTMNTATFAAVGNYFVAKGIGFENTAGHVKHQAVALRVQSDFSIFFNCHMDAYQDTLYTQTYRQFYRDCTITGTVDFIFGDGVALFQNCKMVVRKPGEAQACMVTAQGRTDRNEITGIFLQNCTITGEPDYMAVKDKNKAYLGRPWKKFARVVVMQSSIDEAIAPEGWTEWTGEKYHQNCFFGEYGNRGPRKDMTQRVKWSTVKRLTPDQAAAFTPARVFEGDKWVKPSGVPYVPGMMPV; from the exons ATGGCAGCTAGtgaatcaaagaagaagaagatagccATCATCGCCGTATTGGTTGTACTTCTGGTGGCGATGATAGTGGCGGTGACGGTGGGTGTCAAAATGGCCAAAAAGGGCAACAAGAAGCCTGCCAAGGTTGGTGCGAAGAAAAAGGCCATCGAGACCATATGCCAGGCCACCACCTACAAAGAAACCTGCCAAAGCAGCCTCGAAAAGGAGACGGGTGACACCACCGACCCGAAGGACCTGATCAAGGCCGAGTTCCAGGTGGCGGCGGACAAAGTTAATGAGGTGATCAAGAACTCGAACACCTTGAAAGAGTATGCCAAGGATCCAATGGCCAGCCAGGCTCTGGGCGTGTGCAAGGAATTGTTGGAAACCGCAGTTGAAGATCTCCTCGGGGCGGTTGATAAGATGGGGCCATTCGATGTTAGCAAGATCAGTGACTACCTTGCAGATCTCAAGGTGTGGCTGAGCGCCGCCGTCAATCACCAGGCAACCTGCCTTGACGCGTTTGAGGACACCAAAGGCGAGGCCGGCGAGAAAATGAGGGGCTTTTTGAAGACAGCGCAAGAACTCACCAGCAATGGACTTGCCATGGTCTCGGAAATCTCTCGTCTCGTCGATTCTCCTAAATTGAACTCTCACCGTCGCCTCATGTCCTCGTCAAAAGGCGGGCAGACAAAGAGGAATTATAAGCCAGTGCCAGGGTGGATGAGTGATCGCCATCTGGATCTCTTGACTGCCACTCCGGAGAGCTTGAAGCCCAACGTGGTTGTGGCTAAGGATGGGACTGGCAAGTATAAGACCATCAACGAGGCCTTGAAGGAGGTCCCACAAAAGAGCAACGAGGCCTTTGTGATTTATATTAAGAAGGGAATGTACGAAGAGACTGTCATCGTTGACAAGGAAATGACCAATGTTGTGATGATTGGTGACGGTCCAACCATGACCAGGATCAGCGGAAGCAAGAGCCACGCGGATGGTATCACAACCATGAACACTGCAACCTTTG CCGCAGTTGGAAACTATTTCGTTGCCAAGGGAATTGGGTTCGAGAACACAGCAGGACACGTAAAGCACCAAGCCGTGGCACTGCGTGTGCAATCCgacttctccatcttcttcaacTGCCACATGGATGCATACCAAGACACACTCTACACCCAAACCTACCGCCAATTCTACCGCGACTGCACCATCACTGGTACAGTAGACTTCATCTTTGGCGATGGGGTGGCTTTGTTCCAAAACTGCAAGATGGTGGTGAGAAAGCCAGGGGAAGCACAGGCTTGCATGGTGACAGCACAAGGCAGGACTGACCGCAACGAGATCACCGGCATTTTCCTCCAAAACTGCACCATCACCGGTGAGCCAGATTACATGGCTGTGAAGGATAAGAACAAGGCATACTTGGGGAGGCCATGGAAGAAATTTGCAAGGGTAGTTGTGATGCAGTCATCGATTGACGAAGCCATTGCACCTGAAGGGTGGACAGAATGGACTGGTGAAAAATACCACCAAAACTGCTTCTTTGGTGAGTACGGAAACAGGGGTCCTAGGAAGGACATGACCCAAAGGGTCAAATGGTCAACCGTCAAGAGACTCACTCCTGATCAAGCTGCGGCTTTCACCCCTGCTAGGGTGTTTGAGGGTGATAAGTGGGTAAAGCCCAGTGGGGTTCCATATGTTCCAGGCATGATGCCCGTGTAA
- the LOC103452861 gene encoding probable pectinesterase/pectinesterase inhibitor 21 has translation MGQADGSNKKKKLAIIGASALILVAMVVAVTVGVTVSRRGGGSSDGHTSTSTKAIQAICQPTDYKKTCEESLSGAAGNVTDPKELIKVGFQVTMDMLRGVIEKSTTLKDLAKDPSTGDALQNCKELLEYAIDDLGDSFDRIGAFDMSKLDLYVEDLKVWLSAAMTYEQTCLDGFENTTGDAGEKMREFLKTSQELTNNGLAMVDQVSTMFGALNVKSGRRLLEATAGTGAKKFQKAKVIPAWIDNRRLDLATATPQTLKPDVVVAKKGGGKYTTVNEALKDIPKDNAVKVFVIYVKEGVYEEHVLFDKHMTNVMLIGDGPTKTIITGRKNFAEGTKTMQTATVGVVGDYFIAKDIGFENTAGAVGHQAVALRVQSDLSIFYNCKMDGYQDTLYTQTHRQFYRDCTISGTIDFIFGDAAAVFQNCKMIVRKPLENQACMVTAHGRLDRRSPSGIIL, from the exons ATGGGCCAAGCAGATGGATCtaacaagaagaaaaagctCGCCATCATCGGCGCCTCTGCCCTGATTCTGGTGGCAATGGTAGTTGCTGTAACTGTTGGGGTCACAGTATCACGCCGCGGTGGAGGGTCATCCGACGGCCACACCTCCACGTCCACAAAGGCGATCCAGGCCATTTGCCAGCCCACCGACTATAAGAAGACATGCGAGGAAAGCCTGTCAGGCGCGGCCGGTAATGTCACCGATCCCAAAGAGTTGATCAAAGTAGGGTTCCAAGTCACCATGGACATGCTCCGCGGCGTCATTGAGAAGTCCACCACGTTGAAGGATTTGGCTAAGGACCCCAGCACCGGAGATGCACTCCAAAACTGCAAGGAGCTCCTGGAGTACGCCATCGATGATTTAGGTGACTCGTTTGACAGGATTGGGGCCTTCGACATGAGCAAGCTCGATCTTTACGTGGAGGATCTCAAAGTGTGGCTCAGCGCTGCCATGACATACGAGCAGACTTGCTTGGATGGGTTCGAGAATACCACTGGTGACGCCGGTGAGAAGATGAGGGAGTTCTTGAAGACATCGCAGGAGCTCACCAACAACGGCCTCGCCATGGTCGACCAAGTTTCCACGATGTTCGGGGCTCTTAATGTCAAATCCGGCCGCAGACTCCTTGAGGCTACAGCTGGAACTGGTGCGAAGAAGTTCCAGAAGGCTAAGGTCATCCCTGCTTGGATTGATAATCGAAGGCTTGACCTCGCTACCGCCACTCCTCAGACGCTGAAACCCGATGTGGTGGTGGCCAAAAAAGGGGGTGGTAAGTACACGACTGTCAACGAAGCCTTGAAGGATATCCCCAAGGACAACGCAGTGAAGGTCTTTGTGATTTATGTTAAGGAGGGAGTGTATGAGGAGCACGTCCTGTTTGATAAGCACATGACCAATGTCATGCTTATAGGAGATGGCCCCACTAAGACCATTATTACCGGTAGAAAGAACTTTGCAGAGGGTACCAAGACAATGCAGACTGCCACAGTCg GTGTTGTGGGAGACTACTTCATTGCCAAGGACATTGGATTTGAGAACACAGCCGGAGCTGTCGGACACCAAGCCGTGGCTCTACGTGTACAGTCAGACTTGTCCATCTTCTACAACTGCAAGATGGATGGGTACCAAGATACCCTATACACCCAAACTCACAGGCAATTCTACCGCGACTGCACCATCAGTGGAACCATCGACTTCATCTTTGGTGATGCTGCCGCTGTGTTCCAAAACTGCAAGATGATCGTCAGGAAGCCACTCGAGAACCAGGCCTGCATGGTGACTGCCCACGGTAGACTCGACAGACGTTCTCCCTCGGGTATCATCCTCTAA